Below is a genomic region from Isosphaeraceae bacterium EP7.
CCACAACGGGGACGGCACATCTCAGACTCGAGGCTGCTTCTCGAGGTGTTTTTCGATCCGATCGTGAGCGGCATTGATCTCGCTCATCCTCGTCTGCTCGGCCCCGTCCCGACCCGGATTGTGCGCGAGCCGGTCGGGGTGCCAGACCTGCACGAGGGCGATGTAGGCCGACCGGATTTCCTCCCGCGTCGCCATCCTCTTGAGCCCCAGGACTTTGAGGTCCTCCCGGAACCGAGCCTCCTCGGCCTCTCGCTTCAGCCGCTCCCGATCGTCCTCCTCGCGATCCGCGTCCCCGCCCGGTGGGAGATAGCTCCGCGAGCCGGGACGGGCATTGATGGTCCCGGCGAGATGAATATCGGAGAGGAAATCGACGTAATTCCTGACTTTTTCGGCCCGAGTCCGTCGCCGCGGCCACTCGAAGGTGACCCGGCGATGCGGCGGGACGAACGTGAGCAGCCAGACGGCGCCGGGCGACCCGATCAGGCCGAGTTTAAGGGCGTAGAACCACCATTGCGTCGCCTGCGAGGAAGTGACCCCCGAGAGGAAT
It encodes:
- a CDS encoding DnaJ domain-containing protein; the encoded protein is MAIRISSRQTRFLSGAAVVVAWYLASCLAFFGAEWLMFLWARPSSPHAAPRFDVGTASALGLWLSGLVALLFTHRRIDRQVTQLLTGLTFAVSWYACSAMTIDWFSDPSHDGEIPGFLSGVTSSQATQWWFYALKLGLIGSPGAVWLLTFVPPHRRVTFEWPRRRTRAEKVRNYVDFLSDIHLAGTINARPGSRSYLPPGGDADREEDDRERLKREAEEARFREDLKVLGLKRMATREEIRSAYIALVQVWHPDRLAHNPGRDGAEQTRMSEINAAHDRIEKHLEKQPRV